Proteins from one Larimichthys crocea isolate SSNF chromosome XX, L_crocea_2.0, whole genome shotgun sequence genomic window:
- the dclre1c gene encoding protein artemis isoform X1 — MSSFAGRMKEYPTVSLDRFDRENLHARAYFLSHCHKDHMKGLKGPKLKRKLQSSRTVRLYCSFVTKELLLSNPKYAFWEEYILPLELESPTQISLVDEASGEKEDLVVTLLPAGHCPGSVMFLFEGSQGNVLYTGDFRFAVGDASRIEHLHSGSRVKDIQTVYLDSTFYDPRFYQIPTREVCLNGILELVGNWITQSPYHVVWLNCKAAYGYEYLFTNLGEEFNTQIHVRSLGMFNKMPDILSYVTTDRRTQIHACRHPKDEEFFQGSRLPCGCTASDGTPLRIISIKPSTMWFGERMRKTNVIIKTGASSFRACFSFHSSYSELKDFLSYLRPVNIYPSVIPIGLTLTQVSQMLRLMCRNQSDQAFVYKPLGVLKRSMVERPTYEKRREEAALPPKPSMSLRQDPAQVMDALSLYNSDSDDGLFDGLDLEPVRKKMGLNQDLENVKAPSPQKTALPLEESLPLTVTDTQPGARNYVDCTESNDEEEDEGETKEEEEDEGKEDAELMKEEETTTKEEVNGVMKEGECNKETNPPKWEDFFTTETLTDSQNSLNSQLQSCCSVPSPSLSRMTGSQTPELFSEEEETPADDGNFSLTLSASLSNHSSQNLDSYLPDTLILHPEQGVHEQGDLKTNDMSQENASDVQKVHLEPEELSESQVSSDFDIPSTPESKMPRPDELSQLYRKLAAGEEVVTRKRD, encoded by the exons TCGTACAGTCAGGCTGTACTGCTCCTTCGTGACCAAAGAACTCCTGCTGAGTAATCCCAAGTACGCTTTCTGGGAGGAATACATT CTTCCCTTAGAGCTCGAGAGCCCGACGCAGATTTCTCTGGTTGATGAAGCATCTGGAGAG AAAGAAGATCTCGTGGTCACGTTGCTTCCTGCAGGACACTGTCCCGGCTCAGTTAT gttccTGTTTGAAGGTTCCCAGGGAAACGTGTTGTATACCGGAGACTTCAGGTTCGCTGTTGGAGACGCCTCGAGAATAGAACATCTGCACTCTGGCAGCAG agtgaaagaTATTCAGACTGTTTATCTGGACTCAACTTTCTATGACCCGCGATTCTACCAGATTCCTACTCGG gaggtcTGTCTGAACGGCATTTTAGAGCTTGTTGGAAACTGGATCACTCAGAGTCCGTATCACGTTGTGTGGCTCAACTGTAAAGCTGCGTATGGATATGAATACCTGTTTACCAACCTGGGAGAGGAGTtcaacacacag ATCCACGTCAGGAGTCTGGGGATGTTCAACAAGATGCCGGACATCCTGAGCTACGTGACGACTGACCGCCGGACTCAGATCCACGCCTGTCGACACCCAAAG gACGAGGAGTTCTTCCAGGGCAGCAGGTTGCCGTGTGGCTGCACGGCCTCGGACGGGACTCCTCTTCGAATCATCAGCATCAAACCGTCGACCATGTGGTTCGGAGAGAGAATGAGGAAAACCAACGTGATCATAAA AACAGGAGCGAGTTCCTTCAGAGCGTGCTTCAGTTTCCACTCCTCGTACTCAGAG CTTAAAGACTTCCTCTCCTACCTCCGGCCCGTCAACATCTACCCCAGCGTTATCCCTATTGGTCTGACGTTGACCCAGGTTTCCCAGAT GTTGAGGCTGATGTGCAGGAACCAGTCCGACCAGGCGTTCGTATACAAACCTCTGGGAGTCCTCAAACGCAGCATGGTGGAGCGACCCACATACG agaaaagaagagaagaggccGCACTCCCTCCAAAGCCTTCGATGTCTCTGAGGCAGGATCCAGCCCAGGTGATGGATGCGCTCTCACTCTACA ATTCAGACAGCGACGACGGTTTGTTCGACGGTCTGGACCTGGAACCAGTGAGGAAGAAGATGGGGCTGAACCAAGACTTAGAAAATG TGAAAGCTCCAAGTCCTCAGAAAACAGCGCTGCCTCTGGAGGAGTCTTTACCTCTGACGGTCACAGACACTCAGCCTGGAGCTCGCAACTACGTGGACTGCACCGAGTccaatgatgaagaggaggatgagggagagacgaaggaggaggaggaggatgaaggaaagGAGGATGCAGAGctgatgaaggaggaggagacgacaACGAAGGAGGAGGTGAACGGGGTGATGAAGGAAGGTGAGTGTAATAAAGAGACCAATCCTCCGAAATGGGAGGATTTCTTCACCACGGAGACGCTGACTGACAGCCAGAACAGCCTCAACAGCCAATTACaatcctgctgctctgtcccGAGCCCCTCCCTCTCCAGGATGACCGGCTCACAGACCCCTGAACTGTtcagcgaagaagaagaaacgccTGCCGACGACGGAAACTTCAGTCTGACTCTGTCCGCCTCTCTGTCTAATCATTCCTCCCAGAACCTGGACTCGTATTTACCCGACACCCTGATTCTCCACCCAGAGCAGGGCGTACACGAGCAAGGAGACTTAAAGACCAATGATATGTCTCAGGAGAATGCGAGTGACGTCCAAAAGGTCCATTTGGAGCCAGAGGAGCTCTCTGAGTCTCAGGTGTCGTCGGACTTCGACATTCCCAGCACACCAGAGTCAAAAATGCCACGACCTGATGAGCTGTCGCAGCTGTACAGGAAGCTGGCGGCGGGCGAGGAAGTGGTCACCAGAAAGCGTGACTGA
- the LOC109142599 gene encoding overexpressed in colon carcinoma 1 protein homolog isoform X2 encodes MGCGNSSPASTTTNSSSSTAGRDESSSKASDDPVPEDDKWKNYGGVYVGFPSDMSNIPQVQIGSLRGAEEGYVRKE; translated from the exons ATGGGATGTGGAAATTCCTCCCCAGCCTCTACcaccaccaacagcagcagcagcaccgcaG GTCGTGATGAGTCTTCATCAAAGGC atCAGATGATCCCGTACCAGAAGACGACAAATGGAA GAACTATGGAGGTGTGTATGTGGGTTTTCCTTCAGATATGAGCAACATTCCTCAAGTACAGATAGGATCACTcagag GTGCTGAAGAAGGATATGTCAggaaggagtga
- the LOC109142599 gene encoding overexpressed in colon carcinoma 1 protein homolog isoform X1, with product MGCGNSSPASTTTNSSSSTAGRDESSSKASDDPVPEDDKWKNYGGVYVGFPSDMSNIPQVQIGSLRESDKDSLRRPLWGNGL from the exons ATGGGATGTGGAAATTCCTCCCCAGCCTCTACcaccaccaacagcagcagcagcaccgcaG GTCGTGATGAGTCTTCATCAAAGGC atCAGATGATCCCGTACCAGAAGACGACAAATGGAA GAACTATGGAGGTGTGTATGTGGGTTTTCCTTCAGATATGAGCAACATTCCTCAAGTACAGATAGGATCACTcagag AGAGTGACAAAGACTCCCTCAGGAGGCCGCTGTGGGGGAACGGACTCTAA
- the dclre1c gene encoding protein artemis isoform X2: MSSFAGRMKEYPTVSLDRFDRENLHARAYFLSHCHKDHMKGLKGPKLKRKLQSSRTVRLYCSFVTKELLLSNPKYAFWEEYILPLELESPTQISLVDEASGEKEDLVVTLLPAGHCPGSVMFLFEGSQGNVLYTGDFRFAVGDASRIEHLHSGSRVKDIQTVYLDSTFYDPRFYQIPTREVCLNGILELVGNWITQSPYHVVWLNCKAAYGYEYLFTNLGEEFNTQIHVRSLGMFNKMPDILSYVTTDRRTQIHACRHPKDEEFFQGSRLPCGCTASDGTPLRIISIKPSTMWFGERMRKTNVIIKTGASSFRACFSFHSSYSELKDFLSYLRPVNIYPSVIPIGLTLTQVSQMLRLMCRNQSDQAFVYKPLGVLKRSMVERPTYDSDSDDGLFDGLDLEPVRKKMGLNQDLENVKAPSPQKTALPLEESLPLTVTDTQPGARNYVDCTESNDEEEDEGETKEEEEDEGKEDAELMKEEETTTKEEVNGVMKEGECNKETNPPKWEDFFTTETLTDSQNSLNSQLQSCCSVPSPSLSRMTGSQTPELFSEEEETPADDGNFSLTLSASLSNHSSQNLDSYLPDTLILHPEQGVHEQGDLKTNDMSQENASDVQKVHLEPEELSESQVSSDFDIPSTPESKMPRPDELSQLYRKLAAGEEVVTRKRD; the protein is encoded by the exons TCGTACAGTCAGGCTGTACTGCTCCTTCGTGACCAAAGAACTCCTGCTGAGTAATCCCAAGTACGCTTTCTGGGAGGAATACATT CTTCCCTTAGAGCTCGAGAGCCCGACGCAGATTTCTCTGGTTGATGAAGCATCTGGAGAG AAAGAAGATCTCGTGGTCACGTTGCTTCCTGCAGGACACTGTCCCGGCTCAGTTAT gttccTGTTTGAAGGTTCCCAGGGAAACGTGTTGTATACCGGAGACTTCAGGTTCGCTGTTGGAGACGCCTCGAGAATAGAACATCTGCACTCTGGCAGCAG agtgaaagaTATTCAGACTGTTTATCTGGACTCAACTTTCTATGACCCGCGATTCTACCAGATTCCTACTCGG gaggtcTGTCTGAACGGCATTTTAGAGCTTGTTGGAAACTGGATCACTCAGAGTCCGTATCACGTTGTGTGGCTCAACTGTAAAGCTGCGTATGGATATGAATACCTGTTTACCAACCTGGGAGAGGAGTtcaacacacag ATCCACGTCAGGAGTCTGGGGATGTTCAACAAGATGCCGGACATCCTGAGCTACGTGACGACTGACCGCCGGACTCAGATCCACGCCTGTCGACACCCAAAG gACGAGGAGTTCTTCCAGGGCAGCAGGTTGCCGTGTGGCTGCACGGCCTCGGACGGGACTCCTCTTCGAATCATCAGCATCAAACCGTCGACCATGTGGTTCGGAGAGAGAATGAGGAAAACCAACGTGATCATAAA AACAGGAGCGAGTTCCTTCAGAGCGTGCTTCAGTTTCCACTCCTCGTACTCAGAG CTTAAAGACTTCCTCTCCTACCTCCGGCCCGTCAACATCTACCCCAGCGTTATCCCTATTGGTCTGACGTTGACCCAGGTTTCCCAGAT GTTGAGGCTGATGTGCAGGAACCAGTCCGACCAGGCGTTCGTATACAAACCTCTGGGAGTCCTCAAACGCAGCATGGTGGAGCGACCCACATACG ATTCAGACAGCGACGACGGTTTGTTCGACGGTCTGGACCTGGAACCAGTGAGGAAGAAGATGGGGCTGAACCAAGACTTAGAAAATG TGAAAGCTCCAAGTCCTCAGAAAACAGCGCTGCCTCTGGAGGAGTCTTTACCTCTGACGGTCACAGACACTCAGCCTGGAGCTCGCAACTACGTGGACTGCACCGAGTccaatgatgaagaggaggatgagggagagacgaaggaggaggaggaggatgaaggaaagGAGGATGCAGAGctgatgaaggaggaggagacgacaACGAAGGAGGAGGTGAACGGGGTGATGAAGGAAGGTGAGTGTAATAAAGAGACCAATCCTCCGAAATGGGAGGATTTCTTCACCACGGAGACGCTGACTGACAGCCAGAACAGCCTCAACAGCCAATTACaatcctgctgctctgtcccGAGCCCCTCCCTCTCCAGGATGACCGGCTCACAGACCCCTGAACTGTtcagcgaagaagaagaaacgccTGCCGACGACGGAAACTTCAGTCTGACTCTGTCCGCCTCTCTGTCTAATCATTCCTCCCAGAACCTGGACTCGTATTTACCCGACACCCTGATTCTCCACCCAGAGCAGGGCGTACACGAGCAAGGAGACTTAAAGACCAATGATATGTCTCAGGAGAATGCGAGTGACGTCCAAAAGGTCCATTTGGAGCCAGAGGAGCTCTCTGAGTCTCAGGTGTCGTCGGACTTCGACATTCCCAGCACACCAGAGTCAAAAATGCCACGACCTGATGAGCTGTCGCAGCTGTACAGGAAGCTGGCGGCGGGCGAGGAAGTGGTCACCAGAAAGCGTGACTGA